From the genome of Deinococcus apachensis DSM 19763:
GGCCTGAGCCCTTCCGGTGAAGTTCCGGGCTCAGGCCGGGCGGCCTCGGCGCGGGCAGACTCGACACCACTGGGAAACACGCGGCACCTTGCCGGAGGTTCAGAGTCGCCCCCATTCGGGCTCAGAGAATTATGTCGACCGCCCCTTCAGAAGTTGCCGGGCGAACATCAGCAGGAAGCGGGGGTTCTGGCGGGCATAGCGTTTCCACAGGCGGCGGGGCTCCATCGCCAGCCGGAAGAGCCACTCCAGCCCCAGGCGCTGCATCGCCCCGGGTGCCTGCCGGACCCGCCCCGAGTGGAAGTCGAAGGCCGCGCCCACCCCCAGCATGGTGAGGGGCAGCCGGTCGCGGTGACGGTACATCCACCACTCCTGCTTCGGGCAGCCGATCCCCACGAAAAGGATGCGGGCCCCGGAGGCGAGGATCTGCCGGACGTCCTCGGCGTCCTCCTCGGGCGTCAGCGGGCGGAAGGGCGGGGCAATCGTGCAGGCCACCTGGATGCCGGGGAACTGGCGCTCCAGGAAAGCCCGGAAGTCCCCCAGGCTCTCGGGCGTGCCGCCGTACAACCCGATGGGCACCCCCGCTTTGGCTGCCGCCTCGCAGACATGCAGGGTCAGGGTGGGGCCGTAGACCCGCTCGGCGTC
Proteins encoded in this window:
- a CDS encoding WecB/TagA/CpsF family glycosyltransferase is translated as GGVTAQTPPTSLPDHAQRPVSRPLLGTRIDATSYAQAAADVITWAQAGGPRRVHAANVHMVMEGVDDPNFQAVTNSADLVTPDGMPLVWGLKLLGVRDAERVYGPTLTLHVCEAAAKAGVPIGLYGGTPESLGDFRAFLERQFPGIQVACTIAPPFRPLTPEEDAEDVRQILASGARILFVGIGCPKQEWWMYRHRDRLPLTMLGVGAAFDFHSGRVRQAPGAMQRLGLEWLFRLAMEPRRLWKRYARQNPRFLLMFARQLLKGRST